A single window of Xylocopilactobacillus apicola DNA harbors:
- the guaA gene encoding glutamine-hydrolyzing GMP synthase: protein MVKDVDKIIVLDFGSQYNQLITRRIREMGIYSELLDHTVSADQIRELQPKGIIFSGGPMSVYDENAYSVDREIYEMGIPILGICYGMQLMVYNLGGSVIPSEDREYGHADIKVLNPDSLLFEGLPEEEPVWMSHGDLVRELPAGFSKLAESANTPFAAMENPRKKFYGVQFHAEVRHTKYGMDMLRHFAFDICQAKANWTMEDFIDTQVEKIRQEVGSEKVLLGLSGGVDSSVVAMLLHRAIGDQLTCIFVDHGLLRQGEAEQVMASLSDRFGLNVIKVDASKTFLDKLKGVTDPEQKRKIIGKEFIDTFDAEASKLKGIKFLAQGTLYTDVIESGTSNAQTIKSHHNVGGLPEDMQFKLIEPLRTLFKDEARELGEKLGLPHDLVWRQPFPGPGLAIRILGEITADKLEIVRVSDAILREEVKNAGLESEIWQYFTVLTGVRSVGVMGDGRTFDYTIAVRAITSIDGMTADFYRMDWDLMQKISTRIVNETPRVNRVVYDVTSKPPATIEWE from the coding sequence ATGGTAAAAGACGTAGACAAGATTATCGTACTCGATTTCGGGAGCCAATACAATCAATTGATTACGCGCCGAATTCGAGAAATGGGCATTTATTCAGAATTATTAGATCACACGGTTTCAGCTGATCAAATCCGCGAACTGCAACCGAAAGGGATTATTTTTTCGGGTGGACCGATGAGCGTTTATGATGAAAATGCATATTCGGTCGACCGTGAAATTTATGAAATGGGTATTCCAATTTTAGGGATTTGTTATGGAATGCAGTTGATGGTTTATAACCTCGGCGGTTCGGTGATTCCAAGCGAGGATCGAGAATATGGGCATGCAGACATTAAGGTTTTAAATCCAGATTCTTTACTTTTTGAAGGGTTACCGGAAGAAGAGCCAGTTTGGATGAGTCATGGTGATTTGGTTCGGGAGCTTCCAGCAGGTTTTAGTAAATTGGCTGAGAGCGCCAATACGCCATTTGCGGCGATGGAAAATCCTCGTAAGAAATTTTATGGCGTTCAGTTCCATGCAGAAGTTCGTCATACAAAATACGGAATGGATATGCTGCGTCATTTTGCTTTTGATATTTGTCAGGCAAAAGCTAATTGGACAATGGAAGATTTTATCGATACACAGGTAGAAAAAATCCGTCAGGAAGTAGGCAGTGAGAAAGTTCTTCTCGGCTTATCTGGCGGCGTTGATTCAAGTGTAGTTGCAATGCTTTTGCATCGGGCAATCGGGGATCAGCTAACTTGTATTTTTGTCGATCATGGTCTTTTAAGACAAGGCGAAGCGGAACAAGTCATGGCAAGTTTAAGCGATCGATTCGGGCTTAATGTTATTAAAGTTGATGCGTCAAAAACATTTTTAGATAAGTTAAAAGGGGTCACTGATCCCGAACAAAAGCGCAAGATTATTGGAAAAGAATTTATTGATACCTTTGATGCTGAAGCTTCAAAACTTAAAGGAATTAAGTTCTTAGCGCAAGGGACGCTTTACACTGACGTGATTGAATCAGGCACAAGTAACGCTCAGACGATTAAGTCACATCATAACGTTGGCGGGCTGCCAGAAGATATGCAGTTTAAGTTAATTGAACCATTGCGGACACTATTTAAAGATGAAGCCCGTGAGCTTGGTGAAAAATTAGGCTTACCACATGATCTCGTTTGGCGCCAACCATTCCCTGGTCCAGGACTCGCAATTCGAATTTTAGGTGAGATCACCGCTGACAAACTTGAGATTGTTCGAGTTAGTGATGCAATTTTGAGAGAAGAAGTGAAAAATGCGGGATTAGAAAGTGAAATCTGGCAATACTTTACCGTTTTAACAGGTGTGCGCAGCGTTGGGGTGATGGGCGACGGCAGAACGTTTGATTATACTATTGCCGTGCGTGCCATTACTTCAATTGATGGCATGACCGCTGACTTTTACCGCATGGATTGGGATCTGATGCAAAAGATTTCAACTAG